In one Bacillus thuringiensis genomic region, the following are encoded:
- a CDS encoding ArsR/SmtB family transcription factor gives MKEKKEMFQEIAEVLKVLAHPVRLSLVKIMLAKGPTNVTTMYGDLEMPQSTISQHLSKLKAAKMVTGTRKGLEIYYEVTDNRTKSILACLV, from the coding sequence ATGAAAGAAAAAAAAGAAATGTTTCAAGAAATCGCTGAGGTGTTAAAGGTATTGGCGCATCCAGTTCGTCTATCTTTAGTAAAAATAATGCTTGCAAAAGGTCCTACTAATGTAACAACAATGTATGGGGATTTGGAAATGCCTCAAAGTACAATTAGTCAACATTTATCTAAACTAAAAGCTGCTAAAATGGTTACAGGTACTCGGAAAGGATTAGAAATTTATTATGAGGTAACTGACAATCGCACAAAATCAATATTAGCATGTTTAGTTTAA
- a CDS encoding glycosyltransferase, which produces MEKNIQQEKDKEKPVFYDPKGRRNIAFIWFLCISIVSVGVVFYFFFQSIFSTPEIPNMNPTVKQDTKLVPINQKLSEEQLKKEEFKPNTEMKDNKNLVNSTNDSKQRKEVYGFYVNWDENSTASLKENINSLTTLVPEWYHLKEDLTIRSEIKPEIVKLAKKNHVKIMPLLTNYTEKASGPDSDLIHKLLNSPNDVKTKFINDLVSEVKKSQFSGINIDFEAVPESDRENLTNFMKELTTVFHKHDLLVTQDVPANDKAFDYGALAKIIDRMIVMMYDEHYGAGEPGPIASNKWFQHTLNELNIPSNKLIVAFGNYGYDWEINSKKPAKSLTFSEVMTMANDSNMKIQWDNMSGNPYFRYKTGEKEHTAWFLDSVTLYNQVKIAMDNNAKGFALWRLGAEDPTIWKVLKNPIEAQKNPDVLHKITSLDEVNYSGQGEILQIENEKQNGLRDFKVGKDGYLTDEVYQSLPSAYEVQRYGKPKGKQVVLTFDDGPDPKYTPEILDILKENKIKAAFFVLGENAQLNPSIVKRIYDEGHEIGNHTFKHPNVADTSLLRTKVELNTTQRLIQEITGHSTVLFRPPYEADANPDSSNEIVPILRAQNMNYTMVAEKVDPEDWATPSTNELVKRALNPVYKGEGNIILLHDAGGNRTHTVEALPIIIKELKKHGYSFVTISDLMNKERDEIMPPVSSEGEQYLLYNKAVFSGAGYFKHILTTIFYIAIGLGIFRFLFLIYFAWKQKRKTLSRSINSSYQPFVSVVIAAYNEEKVIAKTIRSILDSKYGEFEVIVVDDGSTDGTSKVMQETFYKHPKVRFIQKENGGKSSAMNLGFQQSRGEIIVTLDADTIIAQDAISLMIRHFENQNVAAVSGNVKVGNRRNLLTTWQHVEYITGFNLERRAFDELNCITVVPGAIGAWRKKNVVESGYLSEDTLAEDTDLTITFLRQGYKIVYEEKAYAFTESPEDVKSLIKQRYRWSYGTLQCLWKHRKAVFHTKHKTLGFIALPNMWLFQYVLQFIAPFADILMIMGLFGSNPLKVLGFYLVFFLLDLFASLFAFKLEKEDPKPLVWLILQRFIYRQFMTYVVIKSIFSSIRGVAVGWNKLKRMGSVKHSTEHKEAS; this is translated from the coding sequence ATGGAGAAAAACATTCAACAAGAGAAAGATAAAGAAAAACCTGTTTTTTATGATCCGAAAGGAAGGAGAAACATAGCCTTTATTTGGTTTCTATGTATCTCAATAGTTAGTGTAGGTGTTGTATTTTATTTTTTCTTTCAAAGTATTTTTTCAACACCAGAAATTCCAAACATGAATCCTACTGTAAAACAAGATACGAAACTTGTACCAATTAATCAAAAACTTAGTGAGGAGCAGTTAAAGAAGGAAGAATTCAAGCCAAATACCGAAATGAAGGATAATAAAAATTTGGTGAATTCGACAAACGATAGTAAACAACGTAAAGAAGTGTATGGTTTTTATGTAAACTGGGATGAAAATAGTACAGCGTCTTTAAAAGAAAATATCAATTCATTAACCACGTTAGTACCAGAATGGTATCATTTAAAAGAAGATTTAACGATTAGAAGTGAGATAAAACCTGAGATTGTAAAACTAGCAAAAAAAAATCATGTGAAAATTATGCCGTTACTTACTAACTATACAGAAAAAGCTTCTGGCCCTGATAGTGATCTTATCCATAAGTTACTGAATTCGCCGAATGATGTGAAGACGAAATTTATTAATGATTTAGTAAGCGAAGTTAAAAAGAGTCAGTTTTCAGGTATTAATATTGACTTTGAGGCCGTACCTGAAAGTGATAGAGAAAACTTAACAAATTTTATGAAAGAACTTACTACGGTCTTTCATAAACATGATTTGCTCGTTACACAAGATGTTCCAGCTAATGATAAGGCTTTTGATTATGGTGCATTAGCAAAAATAATAGATCGTATGATTGTAATGATGTACGATGAGCACTATGGAGCGGGGGAACCAGGACCAATTGCTTCAAATAAGTGGTTCCAACATACATTGAATGAACTGAATATTCCGTCTAATAAACTTATAGTTGCTTTCGGTAACTACGGATATGATTGGGAAATAAATAGTAAAAAACCTGCGAAGTCTTTAACTTTTTCAGAAGTTATGACAATGGCGAATGATTCCAATATGAAAATTCAATGGGATAACATGAGTGGAAATCCTTATTTTAGATATAAAACAGGAGAGAAAGAACATACTGCTTGGTTCTTAGACAGTGTTACTCTCTATAATCAAGTGAAAATCGCAATGGACAACAATGCAAAGGGGTTTGCGTTATGGAGATTAGGAGCAGAAGATCCTACAATATGGAAAGTTTTAAAAAATCCGATTGAGGCACAAAAAAATCCTGATGTATTACATAAAATCACTAGTTTAGATGAAGTGAATTATTCTGGACAAGGTGAAATTTTACAGATTGAGAATGAAAAGCAAAATGGATTGAGAGATTTTAAAGTAGGCAAAGATGGTTATCTTACAGATGAAGTATATCAATCTTTACCATCTGCATACGAAGTGCAACGATATGGAAAACCGAAAGGGAAACAAGTAGTATTAACATTTGATGATGGACCAGACCCGAAATATACGCCAGAAATTTTAGATATATTAAAAGAGAATAAAATAAAAGCTGCTTTTTTTGTCCTTGGTGAAAACGCACAACTAAATCCTAGTATTGTAAAAAGAATATACGATGAAGGGCATGAAATTGGCAATCATACTTTCAAGCATCCTAACGTAGCTGATACGTCTTTACTACGAACAAAAGTAGAACTTAATACGACGCAACGTCTGATCCAGGAAATAACTGGGCATTCTACAGTTTTGTTTAGGCCACCATACGAAGCGGATGCTAACCCGGATTCCTCAAATGAAATAGTGCCTATTTTACGGGCACAAAATATGAACTATACAATGGTAGCAGAAAAAGTGGATCCTGAGGACTGGGCAACACCATCAACTAATGAATTAGTAAAGCGTGCTCTTAATCCCGTTTATAAGGGAGAGGGAAATATTATTCTTCTCCATGATGCGGGAGGGAATCGTACCCATACGGTAGAGGCGTTGCCGATCATTATTAAAGAGCTTAAAAAGCATGGATATAGTTTTGTAACAATTTCAGATTTAATGAATAAAGAACGAGATGAAATTATGCCCCCAGTTTCTTCTGAGGGTGAGCAATATTTACTTTACAATAAAGCTGTCTTTTCAGGGGCGGGATACTTTAAACATATATTAACAACTATTTTTTATATTGCTATTGGATTAGGGATTTTTCGATTCTTATTCTTAATTTATTTTGCATGGAAGCAAAAAAGAAAAACGTTATCTCGCTCTATTAATTCGTCCTACCAACCTTTTGTTAGTGTTGTCATAGCAGCATATAATGAAGAAAAGGTGATAGCTAAGACAATTCGCTCAATTTTGGATAGTAAGTATGGAGAATTTGAAGTTATTGTTGTGGATGACGGATCGACAGATGGTACGTCAAAAGTAATGCAAGAAACATTTTATAAACACCCTAAAGTTCGTTTCATTCAGAAAGAAAACGGCGGGAAATCATCGGCAATGAACCTAGGGTTTCAACAATCTCGAGGAGAGATTATTGTCACTTTAGATGCGGATACTATTATTGCGCAAGACGCTATTTCTCTCATGATTAGACACTTTGAAAATCAGAATGTAGCGGCAGTTTCAGGTAATGTCAAAGTGGGAAATAGACGAAACTTGTTAACTACTTGGCAACATGTTGAGTATATTACCGGGTTTAATTTAGAACGTAGAGCTTTTGATGAGTTAAATTGTATTACAGTAGTTCCAGGAGCTATTGGAGCATGGCGTAAAAAAAATGTAGTTGAATCTGGATATTTAAGCGAAGATACATTAGCAGAAGATACGGATCTTACTATTACATTTTTACGTCAAGGATATAAAATTGTATATGAAGAAAAGGCCTATGCTTTTACAGAATCACCTGAAGATGTGAAAAGTCTCATTAAACAGCGATATCGTTGGTCATATGGTACACTCCAATGTCTTTGGAAACATCGAAAAGCAGTGTTTCATACAAAACATAAAACGTTAGGATTTATTGCATTGCCTAACATGTGGTTATTCCAATATGTTCTGCAATTCATTGCTCCTTTTGCAGATATTTTAATGATTATGGGGCTGTTTGGTAGCAATCCGCTAAAAGTGTTAGGGTTTTATCTTGTATTCTTTTTATTAGACCTTTTTGCATCTCTGTTTGCATTTAAATTAGAGAAAGAGGACCCTAAACCGTTAGTGTGGTTAATTTTACAACGCTTTATTTATCGTCAATTTATGACTTATGTTGTCATTAAATCTATATTCTCATCTATTCGAGGCGTAGCGGTAGGATGGAATAAACTAAAGAGAATGGGGAGTGTTAAACATTCCACGGAACATAAGGAGGCATCATAA